The following are from one region of the Streptomyces rubrogriseus genome:
- a CDS encoding radical SAM protein, whose protein sequence is MDSRTALVEDLMERFPHVPREAVFKEDLLRGGVAFDPSALSDNESGEVKPKSYFIFSFDHGTLPELGEAALRRPPEEIILTGGPYDLRRTVVSVRVNPASPYRVAADDDGVLGLYLDGKRIADVGVPPMPEYYRHKLSNGKSVMEVAPTIQWGYLIYLTAFRVCQYFGAKEECQYCDINHNWRQHKAAGRPYTGVKDVDEVLEALEIIDKYDTAKISTAYTLTGGAITSKVQGLDEADFYGRYAKAIEEHFPGRWIGKVVAQALPKPDVQRFKDYGVQIYHPNFEVWDEYLFKMYCPGKERYVGRDEWHRRILDSTEVFGARNVIPNFVAGVEMAEPFGFKTVDEAIESTTEGLRFFMSHGITPRFTTWCPEPTTPLGKTNPDGAPLEYHIRLLQAYRQTMEDYGLSSPPGYGPPGAGNAVFSVSSFMDSLPEDAPVEV, encoded by the coding sequence ATGGACAGCCGTACCGCGCTGGTCGAGGATCTGATGGAGCGGTTCCCGCACGTACCGCGCGAGGCCGTCTTCAAGGAGGACCTGCTGCGCGGCGGTGTCGCCTTCGACCCCTCGGCGCTCAGCGACAACGAGTCGGGCGAGGTCAAGCCGAAGTCGTACTTCATCTTCTCCTTCGACCACGGCACCCTGCCCGAACTGGGCGAGGCCGCGCTGCGCCGCCCGCCCGAGGAGATCATCCTCACCGGCGGCCCCTACGACCTGCGCCGCACCGTCGTCTCGGTCCGCGTGAACCCCGCCTCGCCCTACCGGGTCGCCGCGGACGACGACGGCGTCCTCGGCCTCTACCTGGACGGCAAGCGCATCGCCGACGTCGGCGTGCCGCCCATGCCCGAGTACTACCGGCACAAGCTCTCCAACGGGAAGTCGGTCATGGAGGTGGCCCCGACCATCCAGTGGGGCTACCTGATCTACCTGACCGCGTTCCGCGTCTGCCAGTACTTCGGCGCCAAGGAGGAGTGCCAGTACTGCGACATCAACCACAACTGGCGCCAGCACAAGGCGGCCGGGCGGCCGTACACCGGTGTGAAGGACGTCGACGAGGTCCTCGAAGCACTGGAGATCATCGACAAGTACGACACCGCCAAGATCTCCACCGCGTACACCCTCACCGGCGGCGCGATCACGTCGAAGGTCCAGGGCCTGGACGAGGCCGACTTCTACGGGCGGTACGCCAAGGCCATCGAGGAGCACTTCCCCGGCCGCTGGATCGGCAAGGTCGTCGCCCAGGCCCTGCCCAAGCCGGACGTCCAGCGCTTCAAGGACTACGGCGTGCAGATCTACCACCCCAACTTCGAGGTGTGGGACGAGTACCTGTTCAAGATGTACTGCCCCGGCAAGGAGCGCTACGTCGGCCGCGACGAGTGGCACCGGCGCATCCTGGACTCCACCGAGGTCTTCGGCGCGCGCAACGTCATCCCCAACTTCGTCGCGGGCGTCGAGATGGCCGAGCCCTTCGGCTTCAAGACCGTCGACGAGGCCATCGAGTCCACCACCGAGGGCCTGCGCTTCTTCATGTCGCACGGCATCACGCCCCGCTTCACCACCTGGTGCCCCGAGCCCACCACCCCGCTCGGCAAGACCAACCCCGACGGCGCCCCGCTGGAGTACCACATCCGCCTGCTCCAGGCCTACCGCCAGACCATGGAGGACTACGGGCTCTCCTCGCCCCCCGGCTACGGCCCGCCCGGCGCCGGCAACGCGGTCTTCTCGGTCAGCTCCTTCATGGACAGCCTGCCGGAGGACGCGCCGGTGGAGGTGTGA
- the aldO gene encoding alditol oxidase — protein sequence MSDITVTNWAGNITYTAKELLRPRSVDALRALVADSAGVRVLGSGHSFNEIAEPGDGGVLLSLADLPSEVEVDTAARTVRVGGGVRYAELARVVHARGLALANMASLPHISVAGSVATGTHGSGVGNGSLASVVREVELVTADGSTVTLARGDERFDGAVTSLGALGVVTSLTLDLEPAYEVEQHVFTELPLAGLDTAAFEAVMAAAYSVSLFTDWRAPGFRQVWLKRRTDRPLEDFPYAAPAAEKMHPVPGMPAVNCTEQFGVPGPWHERLPHFRAEFTPSSGTELQSEYLMPREHALAALHAMDAIRETLAPVLQTCEIRTVAADEQWLSPSYGRDTVAAHFTWVEDTAAVLPVVRRLEEALAPFAARPHWGKVFTVPAGELRALYPRLADFGALAGALDPAGKFTNAFVRGVLAG from the coding sequence ATGAGCGACATCACGGTCACCAACTGGGCCGGCAACATCACGTACACCGCCAAGGAGCTGCTGCGGCCGCGCTCCGTGGACGCCCTGCGGGCCCTGGTGGCGGACAGCGCCGGGGTGCGGGTGCTGGGCAGCGGGCACTCCTTCAACGAGATCGCCGAGCCGGGCGACGGGGGTGTCCTGCTGTCGCTCGCGGATCTGCCGTCCGAGGTGGAGGTGGACACCGCGGCCCGCACGGTGCGGGTCGGCGGCGGGGTGCGGTACGCGGAGCTGGCCCGGGTGGTGCACGCGCGGGGCCTGGCGCTGGCGAACATGGCCTCGCTGCCGCACATCTCGGTCGCCGGGTCGGTGGCGACCGGCACGCACGGCTCCGGGGTGGGCAACGGTTCGCTGGCGTCGGTGGTGCGCGAGGTGGAGCTGGTCACCGCGGACGGTTCGACGGTCACCCTGGCGCGGGGCGACGAGCGGTTCGACGGGGCGGTGACCTCGCTCGGCGCGCTGGGCGTGGTGACCTCGCTCACGCTCGACCTGGAGCCGGCCTACGAGGTGGAGCAGCACGTCTTCACCGAGCTGCCGCTGGCCGGGCTGGACACGGCAGCGTTCGAGGCGGTGATGGCGGCGGCGTACAGCGTGAGCCTGTTCACCGACTGGCGGGCGCCCGGTTTCCGGCAGGTGTGGCTGAAGCGGCGCACCGACCGGCCGCTGGAGGATTTCCCCTACGCGGCCCCGGCCGCCGAGAAGATGCATCCGGTGCCGGGCATGCCCGCGGTGAACTGCACGGAGCAGTTCGGGGTGCCGGGGCCCTGGCACGAGCGACTGCCGCACTTCCGCGCCGAGTTCACGCCCAGCAGCGGTACCGAGCTGCAGTCGGAGTACCTGATGCCCCGGGAGCACGCCCTGGCCGCCCTGCACGCGATGGACGCGATACGGGAGACGCTCGCGCCGGTGCTCCAGACCTGCGAGATCCGCACGGTCGCCGCCGACGAGCAGTGGCTGAGCCCGTCCTACGGCCGGGACACCGTGGCGGCGCACTTCACCTGGGTCGAGGACACGGCGGCGGTGCTGCCGGTGGTGCGGCGGCTGGAGGAGGCGCTCGCCCCGTTCGCGGCCCGCCCGCACTGGGGGAAGGTGTTCACCGTCCCGGCGGGCGAGCTGCGCGCGCTGTACCCGCGGCTGGCCGACTTCGGGGCGCTGGCCGGGGCGCTGGACCCGGCGGGGAAGTTCACCAACGCGTTCGTGCGCGGGGTGCTCGCGGGCTGA
- a CDS encoding PHP domain-containing protein: MGHGHAHPHGHHHHEHPHDHEHATAQALPAAFDTSVPDEALSPAQQSRRGLLRRAGLLGAGLAAGTVLAPAATATAAPARTAGNGRRGKGFLWLAGDHHIHTQYSSDGKYRVVDQVRQGARHGMDWLVITDHGSATHAKIGVEKVNPDIREARDAHEDTLVFQGLEWNIPAAEHGTVFVHPGKHEVSVLKQFETDYDGSVKGAGDSTPANEALAIAGLSFLADQVKRRKVKDALMLANHPARKGIDSPHEIRAWRDATSRGHQIAVGFEGAPGHQAGGLPKPLGPGGARGIYDGSPSANSFAGYPLESYRTWGGFDWMTATVGGLWDSLIAEGRPWWITANSDSHQVYADTGARGGGDFNANGRYDDPVYAGQIDITQNDFWPGQYSRTHVGSDGFSYAAVMDGIRAGRVWVDHGQLVSGLDIRVSGGGRWATLGGALHVRRGTRVTLSIDVALAGGPNWAGFVPKLARVDVIQGDVTGPAADQDTFTAPTARVVKSYEVNKDTGTVRLTYDLGRVDRPVYLRTRGTDGNRSAVGSLGAKVDPAGPAIDVVGDADPWRDLWFYSNPVWVLPS, translated from the coding sequence ATGGGGCACGGACACGCACACCCGCACGGTCACCACCACCACGAACACCCGCACGACCACGAGCACGCCACCGCACAGGCCCTGCCCGCCGCCTTCGACACCAGCGTCCCCGACGAGGCGCTGAGCCCCGCACAGCAGTCGCGCCGCGGCCTGCTGCGCCGCGCCGGTCTGCTCGGCGCCGGACTGGCCGCCGGTACCGTCCTCGCCCCGGCCGCCACCGCCACCGCCGCCCCCGCACGGACCGCGGGCAACGGCCGCCGCGGCAAGGGCTTCCTCTGGCTGGCCGGCGACCACCACATCCACACCCAGTACAGCAGCGACGGCAAGTACCGCGTCGTCGACCAGGTCCGCCAGGGCGCCCGGCACGGCATGGACTGGCTGGTCATCACCGACCACGGCAGCGCCACCCACGCGAAGATCGGCGTGGAGAAGGTCAACCCGGACATCCGCGAGGCCCGCGACGCCCACGAGGACACCCTCGTCTTCCAGGGCCTGGAGTGGAACATCCCGGCCGCCGAGCACGGCACCGTCTTCGTCCACCCCGGCAAGCACGAGGTCTCCGTCCTCAAGCAGTTCGAGACCGACTACGACGGCAGCGTCAAGGGCGCGGGCGACTCCACCCCCGCCAACGAGGCCCTCGCCATCGCCGGACTCTCCTTCCTCGCCGACCAGGTCAAGCGGCGCAAGGTCAAGGACGCCCTGATGCTCGCCAACCACCCGGCGCGCAAGGGCATCGACTCCCCGCACGAGATCCGCGCCTGGCGCGACGCCACCTCCCGCGGCCACCAGATCGCCGTCGGCTTCGAGGGCGCCCCGGGCCACCAGGCCGGCGGCCTCCCCAAGCCCCTCGGCCCGGGCGGCGCCCGCGGCATCTACGACGGCAGCCCGAGCGCCAACTCCTTCGCCGGCTACCCCCTGGAGAGCTACCGCACCTGGGGCGGCTTCGACTGGATGACCGCCACCGTCGGCGGCCTGTGGGACAGCCTCATCGCCGAGGGCCGCCCCTGGTGGATCACCGCCAACTCCGACTCCCACCAGGTCTACGCCGACACCGGCGCCCGCGGCGGCGGTGACTTCAACGCCAACGGCCGCTACGACGACCCGGTCTACGCCGGGCAGATCGACATCACCCAGAACGACTTCTGGCCCGGTCAGTACAGCCGCACCCACGTCGGCTCCGACGGCTTCTCCTACGCCGCCGTCATGGACGGCATCCGGGCCGGCCGCGTCTGGGTCGACCACGGGCAGCTCGTCAGCGGCCTCGACATCCGCGTCTCCGGCGGCGGCCGCTGGGCCACGCTCGGCGGCGCCCTGCACGTCCGCAGGGGCACCCGGGTCACCCTGTCCATCGACGTCGCCCTGGCCGGCGGCCCCAACTGGGCGGGATTCGTGCCGAAGCTGGCCCGCGTCGACGTCATCCAGGGCGACGTGACCGGACCGGCCGCCGACCAGGACACCTTCACCGCGCCGACCGCCCGGGTCGTCAAGTCCTACGAGGTGAACAAGGACACCGGCACCGTCCGCCTCACCTACGACCTCGGCCGCGTCGACCGCCCCGTCTACCTCCGCACCCGCGGCACCGACGGCAACCGGTCCGCCGTCGGCTCGCTGGGCGCCAAGGTCGACCCGGCCGGCCCCGCCATCGACGTCGTCGGCGACGCCGACCCGTGGCGCGACCTGTGGTTCTACTCCAACCCCGTCTGGGTCCTGCCCTCGTGA
- a CDS encoding TetR-like C-terminal domain-containing protein: MPRVGLTTDRVVAAAADLADETGFESVTVSALARRFGVKDASLYTHVRNLQDLRVRVALLAGGELIEEIAGAVAGRAGKEALAAFAGAYRAYALRHPGRYAATQIRVDQSLVADSPALRRTAEITYGMLRSYGLTEPDLTDAVRLLRSTFHGYCALESSGAFGAPRDVRASWDKAVDALHVALENWPRA; the protein is encoded by the coding sequence ATGCCCCGAGTGGGTCTCACCACGGACCGTGTCGTCGCCGCGGCCGCCGACCTGGCCGACGAGACCGGCTTCGAGTCGGTCACCGTCTCCGCGCTCGCCCGGCGCTTCGGGGTGAAGGACGCCAGCCTGTACACGCACGTGCGCAACCTCCAGGACCTGCGCGTCCGGGTCGCGCTGCTGGCCGGGGGCGAGCTGATCGAGGAGATCGCCGGGGCGGTGGCGGGCCGGGCCGGCAAGGAGGCGCTGGCCGCCTTCGCGGGCGCCTACCGGGCATACGCCCTGCGCCACCCGGGCCGCTACGCCGCCACGCAGATCCGCGTCGACCAGTCCCTGGTCGCCGACTCCCCCGCGCTGCGCCGTACCGCCGAGATCACCTACGGCATGCTGCGGTCCTACGGCCTCACCGAGCCCGACCTCACCGACGCCGTGCGCCTGCTGCGCAGCACCTTCCACGGGTACTGCGCGCTGGAGTCCTCCGGCGCCTTCGGCGCCCCGCGGGACGTGCGGGCGTCCTGGGACAAGGCGGTCGACGCGCTGCACGTGGCCCTGGAGAACTGGCCGCGCGCCTGA